From a region of the Methanolobus tindarius DSM 2278 genome:
- a CDS encoding glycosyltransferase: protein MLFDIIDSIFIWYILILFEIILFTSYTLVTYIYSKKERNLAKIEDLPTVTLIIPMYNEEKVIKEKIENTYQLDYPDDKLEVIIIDDYSTDNSEKIALDNVNNNGFKVSVVKNEGGKGKARGLNWIFTKVSSEITVITDADAILKEDSLLQVVKNYSNTEIGGVTGKIVIISDKTRISKSQEDSYRHYFDLWRQGESNIASVSVCNGPLMSFRTKLLKKIKIDPNAYADDSDMLYKIIGLGYNVVYEKTAVVYERVPLTLKGRTIQKMKRINGLRKVYINNLKLLGKGKFGTIVYPYALLTHLISPIVVLLITIMYPLIIIKQPLYLGLLIILVVPKIGNLALSFVTTQLIMNFSFIIPTSGSWEAVEDARYELNSAKNK, encoded by the coding sequence ATGTTGTTTGATATAATTGATTCAATATTTATCTGGTATATTCTTATTTTATTTGAGATTATTCTTTTTACATCGTACACTTTGGTAACGTACATTTATTCAAAGAAGGAAAGGAATTTAGCGAAAATTGAAGATTTACCTACTGTCACATTGATCATACCAATGTACAATGAAGAAAAAGTGATCAAAGAAAAAATAGAGAATACCTATCAATTAGACTATCCTGATGATAAACTTGAAGTTATAATCATTGATGACTATTCCACTGATAACTCAGAAAAGATTGCATTAGATAATGTAAACAATAATGGATTTAAAGTATCTGTAGTCAAAAATGAAGGTGGCAAAGGTAAAGCCAGAGGTCTCAACTGGATATTCACAAAAGTATCCAGCGAAATAACGGTAATAACGGATGCAGACGCCATATTAAAAGAAGATTCTCTGTTACAGGTTGTAAAAAATTACTCAAATACGGAAATAGGCGGAGTTACAGGGAAAATAGTGATAATCTCTGATAAAACAAGAATATCAAAATCACAGGAAGACTCTTACCGGCATTATTTTGATCTATGGAGACAAGGAGAAAGTAACATAGCTTCGGTATCAGTGTGTAATGGGCCACTAATGAGCTTCAGAACAAAACTCCTGAAAAAGATAAAAATCGATCCAAATGCTTACGCAGATGACTCTGATATGCTTTACAAAATAATTGGCCTGGGTTACAATGTTGTATACGAAAAAACTGCTGTTGTATACGAACGTGTTCCACTTACCTTGAAAGGGCGAACTATCCAAAAAATGAAAAGAATAAACGGTTTGAGAAAAGTCTACATCAATAACTTAAAACTTCTGGGGAAAGGTAAATTTGGAACTATTGTTTATCCCTATGCACTCCTGACACACCTGATCTCACCCATTGTGGTCTTGTTGATAACTATTATGTATCCTTTGATAATCATCAAACAACCACTGTATCTTGGGCTTTTAATAATACTTGTTGTCCCAAAAATTGGAAACCTAGCACTTTCATTTGTAACAACTCAACTAATAATGAATTTTTCATTTATAATACCAACTTCAGGATCATGGGAAGCTGTAGAAGATGCCAGATACGAACTGAATTCAGCAAAAAACAAATAG
- the flaJ gene encoding archaellar assembly protein FlaJ, producing the protein MSYEKAFKNLGMEPKVYFKKFALPIILFGFLFSILLLALLPTIFVGSARYIPYLLPVVCIVFAFSYPLSILAAKASRIDNNMHYYITQMGSIATAETPRIDIVRIVSENEDYQELAEETRKIYNLVTVWHLSLADACRFISKRTPSIIFEDFLDRFAHALQSGEDVKTFLFAEQNVVMNEYEAMYNGALYVVEIIKELFVSLVMSLIFMASFAVIMPVITGMNAELLMGVVVVIFLVTDVVMVMFTKSKIPKDPAWSQSTNMTENKLTLYRSIPVSIAGCIVVLIAVVLYGKIETSIAVAMVLTPLVYTGHVSRKIEKSIRRKDENFPAFIRSLGSSAGARGGVIDDALKALRAHDFGPLTTDVNNLYKMLVTRINKFSSWEYFASNTGSNLIQRFSGMFVQATNLGGQPEVIGDIIATNFHKIVTLRKKRSQSAGSLVGVLYGLTGGIGFTMYISLGVVGLMQDMFSSVEMPAGMSMGMVLYTNVGNINTLSNMVMAIMVGHSLMSAILIRIVDGGHMLSATIDFVIMVWISGASAVVTMAAVSSLLGIA; encoded by the coding sequence GTGAGCTATGAGAAAGCATTCAAGAATCTTGGAATGGAGCCTAAGGTTTATTTCAAGAAGTTTGCTTTGCCTATCATACTTTTCGGATTTTTATTCTCAATCCTTCTTCTTGCATTACTCCCTACAATATTTGTGGGATCTGCCAGGTATATACCTTATCTGCTACCGGTTGTATGTATCGTATTTGCATTCTCTTATCCTCTTTCTATCCTGGCTGCTAAAGCTTCCAGAATTGACAATAATATGCACTATTACATAACCCAGATGGGTTCAATTGCAACAGCAGAAACCCCGAGGATAGATATTGTACGTATTGTTTCTGAAAATGAGGATTACCAGGAACTTGCAGAAGAAACAAGGAAAATATATAATCTCGTAACAGTATGGCACCTGAGTCTTGCGGATGCATGCCGTTTCATTTCCAAAAGGACTCCTTCCATAATATTTGAGGATTTCCTTGATAGGTTTGCGCATGCTCTCCAGTCAGGAGAAGATGTGAAGACTTTCCTGTTTGCAGAGCAGAACGTTGTGATGAACGAGTACGAGGCAATGTACAATGGTGCACTCTATGTTGTTGAAATTATCAAGGAACTCTTCGTTTCCCTTGTAATGTCTTTGATTTTCATGGCTTCTTTTGCTGTAATCATGCCTGTGATAACCGGTATGAATGCCGAACTGCTCATGGGTGTAGTGGTTGTCATCTTCCTTGTAACTGATGTTGTAATGGTAATGTTCACAAAGAGCAAGATACCAAAAGACCCTGCATGGAGTCAGTCGACAAACATGACTGAAAACAAGCTGACACTATATCGTTCAATACCTGTATCAATTGCAGGTTGCATTGTTGTTCTCATTGCCGTGGTCCTCTATGGTAAAATTGAAACAAGTATTGCAGTAGCCATGGTGCTGACTCCTCTGGTATACACAGGTCATGTTTCAAGAAAAATAGAGAAAAGTATCAGAAGAAAAGATGAGAATTTCCCGGCATTTATCCGTTCCCTTGGAAGTTCAGCAGGTGCCAGGGGTGGTGTCATTGATGATGCTCTTAAGGCTTTGAGGGCACACGACTTCGGACCTCTGACAACCGATGTGAATAATCTTTACAAAATGCTTGTTACAAGAATAAACAAGTTCAGTTCCTGGGAATATTTCGCTTCAAATACCGGAAGTAACCTTATCCAGCGTTTTTCAGGTATGTTTGTACAGGCAACCAATCTTGGTGGTCAGCCTGAGGTCATAGGTGACATTATTGCTACTAATTTCCACAAGATAGTTACTCTCAGAAAGAAAAGATCCCAGTCTGCCGGAAGTCTTGTGGGCGTATTGTATGGTCTGACCGGTGGTATAGGTTTTACCATGTATATTTCTCTTGGTGTTGTCGGGCTTATGCAGGATATGTTCTCATCTGTGGAAATGCCGGCAGGTATGTCCATGGGAATGGTTCTTTATACCAATGTAGGGAACATTAATACGCTATCAAATATGGTTATGGCCATTATGGTGGGTCACTCATTAATGTCCGCTATCCTGATTAGAATTGTAGACGGTGGTCACATGCTCAGTGCTACAATTGATTTTGTCATAATGGTATGGATATCTGGTGCAAGTGCTGTGGTTACAATGGCAGCAGTGTCATCACTACTGGGTATTGCGTGA
- a CDS encoding capsule polysaccharide biosynthesis protein, giving the protein MKKVLIYMPFADWVPHLATDLEIAAKHIEVGDDVHIIQCSSDLPSCEPNPNHIKLRCMLCKSRRNKGLTIINLPEEKRHDLALNNFIKPLNLPDFSSMNELKGFKVGDLDAGMGVASSLISMVREPNPNVKQYKSFVEKNLIMSLAVHDAIKHHLEVIKPDIFYLFNGRYAPLRPALRAAQELGIKTYVHERAGVLNKYSLSENTYPHDLEYQKKQIDKYWEAEVNTETKVKIATSWYEDRRGGKDQSWYSFTKSQIKGNLPEGFDSAKRNIAIYNSSQDEFEAIDGWENPYYRNQTEAIKAIVNSDVDPDIMFYLRIHPNLKGLKNTQIKELNGLKSPNLVVIPADSKIDSYELMAACEKIITFGSTIGIESVFWGKPSILVGRTTYEDMKGCYIPKDRSDIIELINKKLDCSDNTGSIKFAYWQSVKGYEYIYYKPESVRQGTFMGKYLKNPHIQRIKAKILSNDLFSKIIFKAAYLFRKIKWKLHLS; this is encoded by the coding sequence ATGAAAAAAGTTCTCATCTACATGCCTTTTGCCGACTGGGTTCCACACCTTGCAACAGATCTTGAAATTGCTGCAAAACATATTGAAGTGGGTGATGATGTCCACATAATTCAATGTTCATCTGACCTACCTTCTTGTGAACCAAATCCAAATCATATAAAACTAAGATGCATGTTATGTAAATCCAGAAGAAATAAGGGATTGACTATTATAAACTTGCCAGAGGAAAAAAGGCATGATCTTGCATTAAATAATTTTATTAAACCTCTGAATTTACCTGATTTTTCATCCATGAATGAATTAAAGGGGTTTAAAGTTGGTGATTTGGATGCAGGAATGGGGGTAGCTTCTTCACTTATTAGCATGGTAAGGGAACCAAACCCTAATGTAAAACAATACAAATCATTCGTAGAGAAGAATCTCATTATGTCACTAGCTGTTCATGATGCAATTAAACATCATCTTGAAGTTATAAAACCCGACATATTCTACCTATTCAACGGGAGATATGCACCTCTTAGACCTGCCTTACGAGCTGCTCAGGAATTAGGAATTAAAACATATGTACATGAGAGAGCCGGAGTTCTCAACAAATACTCTTTAAGTGAAAATACATATCCACATGATCTAGAATACCAGAAAAAGCAGATAGACAAATATTGGGAGGCTGAAGTTAATACTGAAACAAAGGTAAAGATTGCTACATCATGGTATGAAGACCGCAGAGGCGGAAAAGACCAGAGCTGGTACTCATTTACCAAATCTCAGATTAAGGGAAACCTGCCGGAAGGTTTTGACTCTGCAAAGAGAAATATTGCCATTTATAATTCGTCACAGGATGAATTCGAGGCAATCGATGGTTGGGAAAACCCATATTACAGGAATCAGACTGAAGCTATAAAGGCAATTGTTAATTCAGATGTTGATCCAGATATAATGTTCTATCTAAGAATTCATCCAAATTTAAAAGGTTTGAAAAATACCCAGATAAAAGAATTGAATGGATTAAAATCGCCAAATCTGGTTGTTATTCCTGCAGACTCAAAAATAGATTCTTATGAACTGATGGCTGCATGTGAAAAAATAATTACATTTGGTTCTACAATAGGTATTGAAAGTGTATTCTGGGGGAAACCATCTATTTTAGTTGGCAGAACCACTTATGAAGATATGAAAGGTTGTTACATTCCTAAAGATAGAAGCGACATAATTGAGCTGATAAACAAAAAACTTGATTGCTCAGACAATACAGGTTCAATAAAATTTGCATATTGGCAAAGTGTTAAAGGTTATGAATACATTTATTACAAACCGGAATCAGTCAGACAGGGTACTTTTATGGGGAAGTACCTCAAAAATCCTCATATACAAAGAATAAAAGCAAAGATTCTGTCCAACGACCTGTTTTCAAAAATAATATTCAAAGCTGCCTATTTATTCCGAAAAATAAAGTGGAAACTTCATTTATCGTAA
- a CDS encoding oligosaccharyl transferase, archaeosortase A system-associated → MTIKNKPPKLSSSNLIYFIGIAISFLIAIYIRTVPKAGVFISETFTRFGGNDPWYHLRNVESIVQNYPHMLWFDAHTQYPNGSNQVFAPLFDYFLSTVIWIIGLGNPDQNLINTICAYNPVILGALVIIPTYFVTKHLFDKRAALLAAFLIAIAPGQFLSRSIIGFNDHHIAETLLTTIIAMFMILTLKAAKNHEITFENIKNKDLNVHKMLFLYLILTGIALGAYSLAWIGAIFFSFVIGVYITIQYCEDHIRGKSTDYLAITGVVVFAVALIMVLVTPHVGNTKPLTTKGLVAGIVAFPILNLLSVTLNKKNIKNSYYPLSIVLIFLIGIGMAKLLSESAYELIASVFSFFMRTGGGLTIAEASPLLSSGGAFTLQPLWYNFGTLGYISFFALAILIYKAFTKENTPDKTFLIVWTIMIIWAMLQQNRFAYYYSVNAAILSAWIGISILDLAGWKGLIENIKSKTFTASNIKAMHILSAIFIILIMIYPSYSIAMQQNQGTGGPNGYWIEATQWLRYNTPDPGLDYYESYERPETGESYEYPDTAYGVMSWWDYGHWIEVIGHRIPNANPFQQGIGGRRDSIEEENLPGASTFFTASSEEEATEVLEAVHPDPDKSGARYIVSDVEMATGKFYAMSAWTLDTDDYYVQVQADTGYMTVPGQRYYDSMEARLHIFDGNGLKQYRMVHESPIASTQETGYKNVYNVLFGGNVAEENSGYVKIFEYVKGATVTGKASASETVTISNTILTSQMRTFTYTQTTTAESDGTYSLTVPYSTTGPIEGETQFDTMPTGAYVISYGNTTQQVSVSETDVLNGNTIEV, encoded by the coding sequence ATGACCATTAAAAACAAACCACCAAAGCTTTCTTCAAGCAATTTAATATATTTCATAGGAATTGCAATATCATTCCTGATTGCTATATATATTAGAACAGTTCCTAAAGCAGGAGTATTTATTTCAGAAACATTTACTCGTTTTGGAGGAAATGACCCCTGGTATCATTTAAGAAATGTTGAATCTATAGTTCAAAACTATCCACACATGTTGTGGTTTGATGCTCATACGCAATATCCAAATGGTAGTAATCAGGTGTTTGCTCCACTATTTGATTATTTCCTTTCAACCGTAATCTGGATAATAGGATTGGGCAATCCTGATCAGAATTTAATAAACACAATATGTGCATATAATCCAGTTATTTTGGGAGCACTGGTCATCATACCGACCTACTTTGTCACAAAACACCTATTTGATAAAAGAGCAGCTCTTTTAGCGGCATTTTTAATAGCAATTGCTCCGGGGCAGTTTTTATCACGCTCAATAATAGGATTTAACGATCACCACATAGCTGAAACACTCCTTACAACAATCATTGCAATGTTTATGATTCTCACACTAAAAGCTGCAAAGAATCATGAAATTACCTTTGAGAACATTAAAAATAAAGATCTAAATGTGCATAAAATGCTGTTCTTATATTTGATACTAACAGGAATAGCACTTGGAGCATATTCTTTAGCATGGATAGGGGCTATATTTTTCAGTTTTGTTATTGGAGTATATATAACAATACAATATTGTGAAGATCATATACGTGGTAAATCCACTGATTACCTAGCTATTACAGGAGTAGTTGTTTTTGCTGTTGCACTTATAATGGTTTTAGTAACCCCTCATGTGGGAAACACAAAGCCACTTACAACAAAAGGTTTGGTTGCAGGCATAGTTGCATTTCCAATTTTAAATCTACTCTCTGTTACTCTGAACAAAAAAAATATTAAAAATTCATATTATCCTTTATCAATTGTTCTGATATTCCTGATAGGGATTGGAATGGCAAAATTGCTTTCAGAATCCGCTTACGAACTTATTGCAAGTGTTTTTAGTTTCTTTATGCGCACAGGCGGTGGACTTACTATTGCAGAAGCTTCCCCACTTTTATCATCAGGAGGGGCGTTCACACTCCAACCACTGTGGTACAACTTCGGAACACTGGGTTACATATCATTCTTTGCACTTGCAATACTAATCTACAAAGCATTTACAAAAGAAAATACACCCGATAAAACATTCCTGATAGTCTGGACGATTATGATTATCTGGGCTATGCTGCAACAGAATCGCTTTGCGTATTACTATTCAGTAAATGCAGCAATACTCAGTGCATGGATTGGTATTAGTATTCTAGATCTTGCAGGATGGAAAGGTCTTATCGAAAATATAAAATCAAAAACATTCACTGCTAGTAACATAAAAGCAATGCACATCCTATCAGCTATATTTATTATACTGATAATGATATATCCAAGCTACAGTATTGCAATGCAACAAAATCAGGGAACAGGTGGTCCAAATGGTTACTGGATAGAAGCAACTCAGTGGTTAAGATACAATACCCCTGACCCGGGACTTGACTACTACGAAAGCTATGAAAGACCAGAAACTGGAGAGAGCTACGAATATCCAGATACCGCATACGGAGTAATGTCCTGGTGGGACTATGGACACTGGATTGAAGTTATTGGTCACCGCATACCGAATGCTAACCCTTTCCAACAGGGAATTGGTGGCCGAAGAGATAGCATCGAAGAGGAAAACCTGCCCGGAGCATCCACATTCTTCACTGCATCATCAGAGGAAGAAGCTACTGAAGTTCTAGAAGCAGTCCACCCAGACCCTGACAAATCCGGTGCACGATACATAGTTTCAGATGTTGAAATGGCAACTGGAAAATTCTATGCCATGAGTGCCTGGACACTGGATACGGATGATTATTATGTACAGGTGCAAGCTGATACAGGGTATATGACAGTTCCCGGACAAAGATACTATGATTCAATGGAAGCAAGACTCCACATCTTTGACGGTAACGGACTGAAACAATACCGTATGGTACATGAATCCCCAATAGCAAGCACACAGGAGACAGGTTATAAGAACGTCTACAATGTACTCTTTGGAGGAAATGTGGCAGAAGAAAACAGTGGTTATGTTAAAATCTTTGAATATGTCAAGGGTGCTACAGTTACAGGCAAAGCTTCAGCAAGTGAGACTGTGACCATCAGCAACACCATACTAACCAGTCAGATGAGGACATTCACATACACACAAACCACAACTGCAGAATCGGACGGAACTTACTCATTAACAGTCCCTTATTCAACAACAGGACCTATTGAAGGAGAAACACAGTTCGATACAATGCCAACCGGAGCTTATGTGATTAGCTATGGAAATACTACACAGCAGGTTAGTGTCAGCGAAACAGATGTTTTGAATGGGAATACAATAGAAGTTTGA
- a CDS encoding DUF7714 family protein codes for MIFPDEYKHVGHSKEMPDGEDRRIYFLTRYMIVENCETGNYSLFEVEHQGEGLLRDATCLKELASGEEIVRYEKELNIKDRALLIDTATEICKSKEKVNTVIFTGIDKHLTFVHKPDPSEIIEIEIVDIFPPEPSWLASVVRRIEQSGVWGDLSIHFSENLTDLRQFEGENTVFPCSSSGLKGKCLDCDVIEEDGALLVGCEISKSLFESRFPGIEYSFVNICPFKSDIFKPTRVFITRCCRAENSGIVTIAGIKGAVVHWGASEFDVTMAIRNLVQELKLSVKKDNL; via the coding sequence ATGATATTTCCGGATGAATATAAACACGTCGGGCATAGTAAAGAGATGCCTGACGGTGAAGACAGGCGTATCTACTTTCTGACAAGGTACATGATAGTGGAAAACTGCGAAACTGGTAACTATTCTCTCTTTGAAGTCGAACATCAGGGAGAAGGACTTCTCAGGGATGCTACCTGTCTTAAGGAACTGGCTTCAGGTGAAGAGATTGTACGCTATGAAAAGGAACTTAATATTAAAGACAGGGCACTTCTCATAGACACAGCAACTGAAATCTGTAAAAGCAAAGAAAAAGTCAACACTGTCATATTCACTGGCATAGACAAGCACCTGACTTTCGTACACAAACCCGACCCTTCTGAAATTATTGAAATTGAGATTGTTGACATTTTTCCTCCTGAGCCTTCGTGGCTTGCAAGCGTTGTCCGCAGGATTGAACAAAGCGGTGTATGGGGAGATTTATCCATACATTTCTCAGAGAACCTTACAGACCTAAGACAATTTGAAGGAGAGAACACAGTATTTCCATGTTCTTCTTCCGGACTAAAAGGTAAATGCCTGGATTGTGATGTTATTGAAGAAGACGGTGCACTGCTGGTAGGTTGCGAGATTTCAAAGAGTCTTTTTGAGTCCAGATTCCCGGGAATTGAGTACTCATTTGTGAACATCTGTCCCTTCAAATCAGACATATTCAAACCCACCAGGGTTTTCATTACAAGATGCTGCCGTGCTGAGAATTCCGGAATTGTTACAATTGCAGGCATAAAGGGAGCCGTTGTACACTGGGGAGCTTCTGAATTTGACGTGACCATGGCAATCAGGAACCTTGTTCAGGAGCTAAAGCTTTCAGTTAAGAAAGACAATTTATAA
- a CDS encoding type II/IV secretion system ATPase subunit, whose amino-acid sequence MDAEFQKAVQRNPHLGEYVKKFMRETGEDEPTFMVSLGKDIDRDKVNIILPVGDPVFIHLYGGEEQGEINYYGVEPELNDLEKKKYKATLDIILEKSSNEPVPNTEAELKDLITKLFNESIDIGSGGSMDDEEGGGKFDILQKLMPVQKKVPMTQGEYNKILYHLERDIIGSGPIEPIIRDPYLEDISSIGVDNVFIVHKIFDTIKTDLTFGDEEGLDNWLRSMSERIGRPVSDARPIADGALPDGSRINIIYSIDVSKRGSSFTMRKFSEVPVSIIQLIGWGALDAEMAAYMWMCLENGMSIFFSGETASGKTTMLNACLAFVNPKAKIFSAEDTAEVQPPQPVWQQLITREEGPPESRVDTFALLKAALRSRPNYIIVGEIRGAEGNVAFQGMQTGHPVLATFHASAVSKMIQRLTADPINVPVTFIDNLNIAMILSAVYRKGKFLRRALAIEEIEGYYEEIGGVATRAVFQWEPDSDTHKFRGLNNSYILEDKIATKLGYEDKRAIYQDLFLRAKILDEMKSRGIEDYYDVLEIIVNFYKHGIDGLPFSV is encoded by the coding sequence ATGGATGCAGAATTTCAGAAAGCAGTACAAAGGAACCCTCATCTGGGTGAATATGTAAAGAAATTCATGCGTGAGACCGGTGAAGACGAACCAACTTTCATGGTAAGTCTTGGAAAAGATATTGACAGGGATAAAGTTAATATCATTCTCCCGGTTGGCGATCCTGTATTCATACACCTTTATGGTGGTGAAGAACAGGGAGAGATCAACTATTATGGAGTAGAGCCTGAACTTAATGATCTGGAAAAAAAGAAGTATAAAGCGACTCTGGACATTATTCTGGAAAAATCATCCAATGAACCTGTTCCAAATACTGAGGCAGAACTTAAAGATCTTATTACAAAACTGTTCAATGAATCTATAGACATAGGTTCAGGTGGCAGTATGGACGATGAAGAGGGAGGAGGCAAATTTGATATTCTCCAGAAACTCATGCCGGTTCAGAAAAAAGTCCCCATGACTCAGGGTGAATACAATAAAATTCTCTATCATCTTGAGAGGGATATCATAGGTTCCGGTCCGATTGAACCGATTATCAGGGACCCGTATCTTGAAGATATCAGCAGTATCGGTGTAGACAATGTATTTATTGTCCACAAGATCTTTGACACAATTAAAACCGACCTGACATTTGGTGATGAAGAAGGTCTTGACAACTGGCTGCGTAGTATGAGTGAACGTATCGGTCGTCCTGTAAGTGATGCAAGGCCGATTGCAGATGGTGCTCTCCCTGATGGTTCACGTATCAATATTATTTACAGTATAGATGTCAGTAAGCGTGGAAGCAGTTTTACCATGCGTAAATTCAGTGAGGTTCCTGTAAGTATAATCCAGCTTATAGGATGGGGCGCACTGGATGCTGAAATGGCTGCTTACATGTGGATGTGCCTTGAGAATGGTATGAGTATTTTCTTTAGTGGTGAAACCGCAAGTGGAAAAACTACAATGCTCAATGCATGCCTTGCTTTTGTTAACCCGAAAGCCAAGATTTTCTCTGCAGAGGATACAGCCGAAGTTCAGCCTCCACAGCCTGTATGGCAGCAATTGATTACTCGTGAAGAAGGTCCTCCCGAATCAAGGGTAGATACTTTTGCCCTTCTAAAAGCGGCTCTGCGGTCAAGGCCAAACTATATCATCGTAGGTGAGATTCGAGGAGCCGAAGGTAACGTTGCTTTTCAGGGTATGCAGACCGGGCACCCGGTGCTGGCAACTTTCCACGCATCTGCGGTATCCAAGATGATACAGCGTCTTACAGCTGATCCTATTAATGTGCCTGTAACTTTCATAGATAACCTGAACATTGCAATGATTCTCTCGGCTGTTTACCGAAAAGGTAAGTTCCTCAGGCGTGCCCTTGCAATTGAGGAAATAGAAGGCTACTACGAGGAAATAGGCGGTGTGGCAACAAGAGCTGTTTTCCAATGGGAACCTGATTCTGACACTCACAAGTTCCGTGGTTTGAACAACAGTTACATCCTTGAGGACAAGATTGCTACTAAACTTGGTTATGAAGATAAGAGGGCTATTTATCAGGATCTTTTCCTTCGGGCCAAAATACTGGACGAAATGAAATCAAGGGGCATCGAAGATTATTATGACGTGCTTGAAATCATAGTTAATTTCTATAAGCATGGTATAGACGGTCTTCCATTTTCAGTATGA
- a CDS encoding 3-isopropylmalate dehydratase small subunit encodes MLDNIIKGKAWIYGSDIDTDVIIPGKYLRTKDMQVFADHAMEGIDPEFSKKVQTGDIIVAADNFGCGSSREQAALALKYAGVGCVIAKSFGRIFFRNAINVGLPLMEADVKCNEGDEVEIDLLQGTVTVNDNVFQGNKLPDFLLEMLTEGGLVAHRKAQKNKQ; translated from the coding sequence ATATTGGACAATATAATCAAGGGAAAAGCATGGATATACGGTAGCGATATCGATACGGATGTAATAATTCCCGGAAAATACCTGCGTACAAAAGATATGCAGGTTTTTGCAGATCATGCTATGGAAGGAATTGATCCTGAGTTTTCAAAAAAAGTGCAGACAGGCGATATCATTGTCGCTGCTGACAACTTTGGTTGCGGCTCATCCAGAGAACAGGCTGCACTGGCACTCAAATATGCTGGTGTAGGTTGCGTAATTGCAAAATCATTTGGAAGGATCTTTTTCAGAAATGCAATCAATGTAGGACTGCCATTGATGGAAGCAGATGTAAAGTGCAACGAAGGCGATGAAGTTGAAATAGATCTGCTTCAGGGAACAGTAACCGTAAATGATAATGTGTTCCAGGGAAACAAACTTCCTGATTTCCTGCTTGAAATGCTTACTGAAGGTGGCCTTGTAGCACACAGAAAAGCACAGAAGAACAAACAATAA
- a CDS encoding isocitrate/isopropylmalate dehydrogenase family protein, protein MKLAVIEGDGVGKEVIPVALEVLDAFGLDVEKVPLELGYGRWERTGAAITDEDIDLLKGCDCVLFGAVTTPPDPNYKSVLLTIRKELDMYANIRPIRPLPSIKGIHDRTDFNYIIVRENTEGLYSGIEEIGEDVSTTKRVITRKGSKRIADYASKLAGSRTNKLTIVHKSNVMKSDKLFLDVCRQSATDAGVTPSDELVDSFAYNLIRNPWNYDVIVTTNLFGDILSDMSGALVGGLGLLPSANIGEKYAFFEPVHGSAPDIAGRNIANPLATVLSLKMLLEWHGDMAEAGILEEAIDTSLNHGICTPDLGGKSSTSEVGEFLANYIKTRVKHN, encoded by the coding sequence ATGAAACTTGCAGTTATAGAAGGTGACGGAGTAGGGAAAGAGGTTATACCTGTTGCACTGGAGGTTCTTGATGCATTTGGACTTGACGTGGAAAAAGTTCCTCTGGAACTCGGATATGGCAGGTGGGAAAGAACTGGTGCTGCCATTACAGATGAAGATATAGACTTACTGAAGGGATGTGATTGTGTCCTTTTTGGTGCGGTGACAACACCTCCTGATCCTAATTACAAAAGCGTTCTATTGACAATCCGCAAGGAACTTGATATGTACGCAAATATCCGTCCAATACGCCCCCTTCCTTCAATAAAAGGAATTCATGACAGGACAGATTTCAACTACATTATAGTTCGGGAAAATACGGAAGGACTTTATTCAGGAATTGAAGAGATTGGCGAAGATGTATCCACCACTAAAAGAGTGATTACAAGAAAAGGATCAAAGAGAATTGCAGATTATGCAAGCAAACTCGCAGGAAGCAGGACTAACAAACTGACAATAGTTCACAAGTCCAATGTAATGAAATCTGACAAATTATTCCTTGATGTTTGCCGCCAGTCTGCAACAGATGCAGGAGTTACTCCCAGTGACGAACTGGTGGATTCTTTTGCATACAACCTTATAAGAAATCCCTGGAATTATGACGTAATCGTTACCACTAATCTGTTTGGAGATATTCTCAGTGATATGTCAGGAGCTCTTGTGGGCGGACTTGGTCTTCTGCCAAGTGCCAATATCGGTGAGAAATATGCGTTCTTTGAACCGGTTCACGGAAGCGCACCGGATATTGCAGGAAGAAACATCGCAAATCCTCTTGCCACAGTACTCAGTCTTAAAATGTTGCTTGAATGGCATGGAGATATGGCCGAAGCGGGAATTCTGGAAGAGGCTATTGATACCTCTCTGAATCATGGGATCTGCACTCCGGATCTTGGAGGGAAAAGCAGTACATCCGAAGTTGGTGAGTTCTTAGCAAATTACATCAAAACAAGAGTAAAACATAATTAG